A region from the Spirochaetae bacterium HGW-Spirochaetae-1 genome encodes:
- a CDS encoding twin-arginine translocase TatA/TatE family subunit, whose protein sequence is MIGGLGVPELIIIFLIILVLFGANKIPKIAKDLGGGIREFKKSISGENDDDKKDKS, encoded by the coding sequence ATGATAGGTGGCCTTGGGGTTCCGGAACTGATTATAATTTTCCTGATCATCCTCGTTCTTTTCGGGGCGAATAAGATACCGAAGATAGCAAAAGACCTGGGTGGCGGAATCAGGGAATTTAAAAAATCCATATCCGGTGAAAATGACGACGATAAAAAAGACAAAAGCTGA